One window of Robiginitalea biformata HTCC2501 genomic DNA carries:
- a CDS encoding translocation/assembly module TamB, whose amino-acid sequence MLALLVICVLGTVILSIPGVQTRLARMVTNRINSDFGTNINIDRVRISLITWDTALDGIYVEDYRQDTLVYIDRLSTSILSLRDVVGGTLEFGDIEIDSLFLNMKTYRDAPDTNLGIFIDKLDDGQPRAPGTPPFYFYASGVEIDRSRFLLSDDNLENPVILDFNKLEIEAGDFTIEGPEVRTAVRSLSLQSGRNLALENLSTDFTYTREQMRFDSLRIRTPLSALRGGLVFDYKREDLADFTNEVLVTANFDQSVVGLDEINQLYDAFGTGKTAEFTTEISGTLNDLQLSNLLLVTDNTGIRGDFEFQNLFSRDAPFRMDASIRDVTTTYYQLRGLMPNLLGNSLPSTIQRLGQFTIRGDAVVTESSINAQVNITSGIGSSYADLQLTDVNDIDRASYQGFVSLIDFDLGAFTGNASLGTASLDVNVEGEGFTSRGLNTEVIGEVYSINFNNYGYSDISVSGILKDQLFDGSLNSRDPNFIFNFKGLADFGSQPNTFNFVASVDYADLYELNFIKDTLAIFQGNVDMDITGSNPDNIRGDIRFSQTQYQNPNNTYYFEDFQIVSSFDADSVRTVEINSPDIITGYMRGRFKVGELGKLLQNSVGSIYTNYRPYEISEGQELAFNFRIYNKIVDVFFPEVSFGPNTYIRGDIQADEGDFKLNFRSPYITAFDNRLDSVDVRIDNKNPLFNTYVSVADVSTVYYDVKDFELINTTLTDTLFFRTEFKGGSEYNDTYNLNFYHTFNQDNKSVIGLKRSEVSFKGNTWVLNRQGNDRNKVIVNRSLDSIQIQEIVMNNEEREEIILRGELADSTYKDLELRFKIVSLSKITPAIDSLKLSGEINGVLNVRQEEEIYLPIGNLNIADFGVNGVKLGELDIGMVGNKDLTEFSVNTQITENGREKFSVIGTVLNQGEVPTANLNASFNGFQLEPFSPLGDGVIDHIRGTLNGTTQIRGDLRNPEFSGLLTLNDAGLGIPYLNVDYDFGQNSVVRLFNQTFDFQNIRLTDRAEGTTAVLDGTISHQFFSDWRLNLDVDTQGERFLLLNTEYDEEELYYGTAFAEGTGRIFGPTNALNINFEGSTARGTSLKIPISDVASLGDYSFINFIEKDERRTIEAQRTLREYEGLELEFDLDVTPEAEVEIVVDPQTGSSLKGTGAGLIFMEINTNGKFNMWGDFVVVTGSYNLKYGGVIDKTFRVEPGGTINWDGDPLEAILNMEAVYSLNANPAPLLESSGYTPSIPTEVIVRLTGELEQPTVDFEIGFPGTSSIVQSELEYRLQDPTVEERNALFLLAQGTFVNESSGINQTAVAGSFLQTATSSLFNQVLGNNSDKLNLGVSYEAGYSNPNDAVNVEDRIGVTVSTQISDRILFNGRFGVPVGGVSESAVAGDAEVQLLLNDQGTLSMRIFNRQNEIRQFLADRQGYTQGVGLSYEVDFNSFRDLLRQIFNKPEPAANPPASQVQDSIPAATRPDASIGSDSLIRFYSKNQRQLQPLPQEPLPQEPLPQEPLPKEPLPQEPLRKEPLPQRERPK is encoded by the coding sequence TTGCTGGCCCTGCTGGTAATTTGCGTCCTGGGGACGGTTATCCTGTCGATCCCGGGCGTGCAGACGCGGCTGGCCCGGATGGTTACCAACCGGATCAATTCGGATTTCGGGACCAACATCAATATCGACCGGGTGCGGATTTCACTCATCACCTGGGATACCGCCCTCGACGGGATTTACGTGGAAGATTACCGGCAGGATACGCTGGTCTACATCGACCGGCTCAGCACGTCCATCCTGAGCCTCAGGGACGTGGTGGGGGGCACGCTGGAGTTCGGGGACATCGAGATCGACAGCCTGTTCCTGAATATGAAAACCTACCGGGATGCCCCGGATACCAACCTGGGGATCTTTATCGACAAACTCGACGACGGCCAGCCCCGGGCGCCGGGTACCCCGCCGTTCTACTTTTACGCATCCGGGGTGGAGATAGACCGGAGCCGCTTCCTTCTATCTGACGACAACCTGGAGAACCCGGTAATCCTGGATTTCAACAAATTGGAAATCGAGGCGGGTGACTTTACCATCGAGGGCCCGGAGGTCCGCACCGCCGTCCGTTCCCTTTCCCTGCAAAGCGGCCGGAACCTCGCCCTCGAGAACCTGTCCACTGACTTCACCTATACGCGGGAGCAGATGCGCTTCGATTCCCTGCGAATCCGGACACCCCTTTCCGCGCTGCGGGGCGGGCTGGTATTCGATTATAAACGGGAGGACCTGGCAGATTTCACCAACGAGGTGCTGGTCACGGCAAACTTTGATCAATCCGTGGTGGGGCTCGACGAGATCAACCAGCTCTACGATGCGTTCGGGACCGGGAAGACAGCGGAGTTTACCACGGAAATCAGCGGGACGCTGAACGATTTGCAGCTCAGCAACCTTTTACTGGTTACCGATAACACGGGGATCCGTGGGGATTTTGAGTTTCAGAACCTCTTTAGCCGGGATGCCCCCTTCCGCATGGACGCCTCCATCCGGGATGTCACCACCACCTATTACCAGCTGCGGGGCCTGATGCCCAATCTGCTGGGCAATTCCCTGCCGAGCACCATCCAGCGACTCGGGCAGTTTACCATCCGTGGGGATGCCGTGGTGACCGAGTCCAGTATCAATGCGCAGGTGAACATTACCAGCGGGATTGGGAGCAGCTATGCGGACCTGCAGCTGACGGACGTGAACGATATCGACCGCGCTTCCTACCAGGGCTTTGTTTCCCTGATCGATTTTGACCTGGGCGCTTTTACCGGCAATGCGTCCCTGGGGACCGCTTCCCTGGACGTCAACGTGGAAGGCGAGGGCTTCACGAGCCGGGGGCTGAACACCGAGGTGATCGGGGAGGTGTATTCGATAAACTTCAACAACTACGGGTATTCCGATATCTCCGTTTCCGGGATCCTCAAGGACCAGCTGTTCGATGGGTCGCTCAACAGCCGTGACCCGAATTTCATATTCAACTTCAAGGGGCTCGCTGACTTCGGCAGCCAGCCCAACACGTTCAATTTCGTGGCCTCGGTAGACTATGCGGACCTGTATGAATTGAATTTCATCAAGGATACGCTCGCCATTTTCCAGGGAAACGTGGATATGGACATCACCGGGAGCAACCCGGACAATATCCGCGGGGACATCCGGTTCAGCCAGACACAGTACCAGAATCCGAACAACACCTATTATTTTGAGGATTTCCAGATCGTTTCCAGTTTTGACGCGGACTCGGTGCGGACTGTGGAAATCAATTCGCCGGACATCATCACGGGGTATATGCGGGGCCGCTTCAAGGTTGGCGAACTCGGGAAGCTATTGCAGAACTCCGTCGGGAGTATCTACACGAATTACCGGCCGTACGAGATTTCCGAGGGGCAGGAGCTCGCCTTCAACTTCCGGATTTACAACAAGATCGTGGACGTGTTCTTCCCGGAGGTTTCCTTTGGCCCGAACACGTATATCAGGGGGGATATCCAGGCAGATGAGGGGGACTTCAAGCTGAATTTCCGTTCGCCCTATATCACGGCCTTCGACAACCGGCTGGACTCCGTGGACGTTCGAATCGACAACAAAAACCCGCTGTTCAACACCTATGTCTCCGTGGCCGATGTTTCCACGGTTTACTACGACGTGAAGGATTTTGAACTGATCAACACCACCCTCACCGACACGCTGTTTTTCCGGACGGAATTCAAGGGCGGCAGCGAATACAACGACACCTACAACCTAAATTTCTATCACACCTTTAACCAGGATAACAAATCCGTAATCGGGCTTAAGCGGTCTGAGGTGAGCTTTAAGGGCAATACGTGGGTGCTGAACCGCCAGGGCAACGACCGGAACAAGGTGATTGTCAACCGCTCCCTGGACAGCATCCAGATTCAGGAGATCGTGATGAACAACGAGGAACGGGAAGAGATTATCCTCCGGGGGGAGTTGGCCGATTCTACCTACAAGGATCTGGAACTCCGCTTTAAGATTGTTTCCCTCAGCAAAATCACGCCTGCCATCGACAGCCTGAAGCTCAGCGGGGAGATCAACGGGGTGCTGAACGTCCGGCAGGAAGAGGAAATATACCTGCCGATCGGAAACCTGAACATCGCCGATTTCGGCGTAAACGGGGTGAAGCTGGGGGAACTGGATATCGGCATGGTGGGGAACAAGGACCTGACGGAATTCTCGGTCAATACGCAGATAACGGAGAACGGACGGGAGAAATTTTCGGTCATCGGTACCGTGCTGAACCAGGGCGAAGTCCCCACAGCCAATTTGAATGCCAGTTTCAACGGGTTTCAGCTGGAACCTTTCAGCCCGTTGGGGGATGGCGTCATCGACCACATCCGGGGCACCCTGAACGGCACCACGCAGATCCGGGGCGACCTGAGGAACCCGGAGTTTTCCGGTTTGCTCACCCTGAACGACGCCGGGCTGGGCATCCCCTACCTGAATGTCGATTACGACTTCGGGCAGAATTCGGTGGTTCGGCTGTTCAACCAGACATTTGATTTCCAGAATATCCGGCTCACGGACCGGGCCGAGGGGACAACCGCAGTATTGGACGGGACCATCAGCCACCAGTTCTTCTCGGACTGGCGCCTGAACCTGGATGTGGATACCCAGGGCGAACGCTTTCTGCTGCTCAATACGGAGTACGACGAAGAGGAACTCTATTACGGGACGGCTTTTGCCGAGGGCACCGGCCGGATATTCGGGCCGACGAATGCCCTCAATATAAATTTTGAAGGGTCTACCGCCAGGGGGACTTCCCTGAAAATTCCCATCAGCGATGTGGCGAGCCTGGGGGATTATAGCTTTATCAACTTTATTGAAAAGGATGAGCGCCGGACCATCGAGGCGCAGCGGACGCTGCGGGAGTACGAAGGCCTGGAGCTGGAATTCGACCTGGACGTGACCCCGGAGGCGGAGGTGGAGATTGTCGTTGACCCGCAGACGGGCAGCTCCCTGAAAGGGACGGGGGCCGGGCTGATATTTATGGAAATCAACACGAACGGGAAGTTCAACATGTGGGGGGACTTTGTGGTGGTCACCGGGTCGTACAACCTGAAGTACGGCGGGGTCATCGACAAGACCTTCCGGGTGGAGCCGGGGGGGACCATCAACTGGGATGGCGACCCCCTGGAGGCCATCCTGAATATGGAGGCGGTGTATTCCCTGAACGCCAACCCCGCCCCGCTGTTGGAGAGTTCCGGCTACACCCCGAGCATCCCCACCGAGGTGATCGTCCGCCTCACCGGGGAACTCGAACAGCCAACCGTGGATTTCGAAATCGGCTTCCCGGGTACCAGTTCCATTGTGCAGTCCGAACTGGAATACCGGTTGCAGGACCCCACCGTGGAGGAACGCAACGCGTTGTTCCTGCTCGCCCAGGGAACGTTCGTGAACGAATCCAGCGGCATCAACCAGACGGCCGTGGCGGGGAGTTTCCTGCAAACGGCCACTTCGAGTCTCTTCAACCAGGTCCTTGGGAACAACAGCGACAAGCTCAACCTGGGGGTCTCCTATGAAGCGGGGTACAGCAACCCGAACGACGCGGTGAATGTGGAGGACCGGATCGGGGTGACGGTGTCCACCCAGATCAGCGACCGGATTCTGTTCAACGGGCGCTTTGGGGTTCCGGTAGGCGGGGTCAGCGAATCGGCGGTTGCAGGGGATGCCGAAGTGCAGCTCCTGTTGAACGACCAGGGGACGCTGAGTATGCGGATCTTCAACCGGCAGAACGAAATCCGGCAATTCCTGGCAGACCGCCAGGGGTATACCCAGGGGGTGGGATTGTCCTACGAGGTGGATTTCAACAGTTTCCGGGATTTATTGCGGCAGATTTTCAATAAACCCGAGCCGGCGGCCAACCCGCCCGCTTCACAGGTACAGGACAGTATTCCCGCAGCAACCCGTCCGGATGCGAGTATCGGCAGCGACAGCCTGATCCGGTTCTATTCCAAGAACCAGCGGCAGCTCCAACCGCTGCCGCAGGAGCCGCTGCCCCAAGAGCCCTTGCCGCAGGAGCCATTGCCCAAAGAGCCCTTGCCGCAGGAGCCCTTGCGGAAGGAGCCGCTGCCGCAACGCGAGCGCCCTAAGTAA
- the pfkA gene encoding 6-phosphofructokinase: protein MNKPMHKIAVLTSGGDSPGMNAAIRSVVRTCAYMNVECMAIYRGYQGMIEGDFVAMNARSVNNIINKGGTILKSARCEDFKTPEGRKKAHEQLVQAGISGFVVIGGDGSFTGATIFNKEYDFPVIGIPGTIDNDIFGTRYTLGFDTALNTVVDAIDKIRDTASSHNRLFFVEVMGRDVGHIALNAGVAAGAEEILIPEENLGLDRLLESLRRSKKTGKSSSIVVVAEGDKTGKNVFELKEYVEEHLPIYDVRVSVLGHMQRGGPPSAFDRVLASRMGVKAVEALIAGKTNLMVGIIDNEIVLTPIAEAIKGHTKIDRELVRVSDIMTI from the coding sequence ATGAACAAACCAATGCACAAGATTGCGGTGCTCACCTCGGGAGGAGACTCCCCGGGCATGAATGCCGCCATCCGTTCGGTGGTCCGGACCTGCGCCTACATGAATGTGGAATGTATGGCCATCTACCGCGGTTACCAGGGGATGATTGAGGGAGACTTCGTGGCAATGAATGCCCGGAGCGTCAACAACATCATCAACAAGGGAGGAACCATCCTCAAATCGGCCCGGTGCGAGGACTTCAAAACCCCGGAAGGGAGAAAAAAAGCCCACGAGCAACTGGTCCAGGCCGGAATTAGCGGGTTTGTGGTCATCGGGGGGGACGGCAGTTTTACCGGGGCCACCATATTCAATAAGGAATACGATTTCCCGGTGATCGGAATCCCCGGGACCATCGACAACGATATCTTCGGTACCCGGTATACGCTGGGCTTTGACACGGCCCTCAATACGGTGGTGGACGCCATCGACAAGATCCGGGATACGGCCAGCTCCCACAACCGATTGTTTTTTGTGGAGGTCATGGGCCGGGATGTCGGCCATATTGCGCTCAATGCGGGGGTAGCGGCCGGTGCCGAGGAAATATTGATCCCCGAGGAAAACCTGGGGCTGGACCGCCTGCTGGAATCCCTCAGGCGCAGCAAGAAAACCGGCAAGTCCTCGAGTATCGTCGTAGTGGCGGAAGGGGATAAGACCGGTAAAAACGTCTTTGAACTCAAGGAGTACGTAGAGGAGCACCTGCCCATTTACGATGTCCGGGTTTCGGTTCTGGGCCATATGCAGCGGGGCGGGCCACCAAGTGCCTTTGACCGCGTGTTGGCGAGCCGGATGGGGGTAAAAGCCGTTGAGGCCCTCATCGCCGGGAAGACCAACCTGATGGTGGGAATCATCGACAACGAAATTGTACTGACCCCGATTGCCGAGGCGATCAAAGGGCATACCAAAATAGACCGGGAACTCGTACGCGTTTCCGATATAATGACTATATAA
- the gap gene encoding type I glyceraldehyde-3-phosphate dehydrogenase, whose amino-acid sequence MASLRIGINGFGRIGRLVFRATVERDNVDVVAINDLLDVEHLAYLLEYDSVHGRFNGTIAVKDGNLVVNGKTIRVTAERDPANLKWDEVGADIVAECTGIFTTLDMAQKHLDGGAKKVVISAPSKDAPMFVMGVNHQDAKASDKIVSNASCTTNCLAPIAKVLNDSFGIAEGLMTTVHATTATQLTVDGPSKKDYRGGRSAMLNIIPAATGAAKAVTKVIPALEGKLTGMAFRVPTADVSVVDLTVKLEKDTSYEEVKQAMKTASEGPLKGILGYTEELVVSQDFVGDTRTSIFDADAGIELNSKFFKVVSWYDNEAGYSNKLVDLALHVHNL is encoded by the coding sequence ATGGCATCATTGCGAATAGGAATTAACGGATTTGGAAGAATTGGCCGCCTGGTCTTCAGGGCTACGGTGGAGCGCGACAACGTGGACGTCGTTGCGATCAACGATCTGCTGGATGTGGAGCATCTGGCCTACCTGCTGGAGTACGACTCGGTACACGGGCGGTTCAACGGCACCATCGCCGTTAAAGACGGCAATCTGGTCGTCAACGGGAAAACCATCCGCGTCACCGCAGAGCGGGATCCCGCCAACCTGAAATGGGACGAAGTGGGAGCGGATATCGTCGCGGAATGCACCGGGATCTTCACCACCCTGGATATGGCCCAGAAACACCTGGATGGCGGGGCGAAGAAGGTCGTGATCTCAGCGCCCTCCAAGGATGCCCCGATGTTCGTAATGGGTGTCAACCACCAGGACGCCAAGGCTTCCGATAAAATCGTCTCCAATGCGAGTTGTACGACCAACTGCCTGGCGCCGATCGCCAAAGTCCTCAACGACAGTTTCGGTATTGCCGAAGGGTTGATGACCACCGTCCATGCCACCACGGCCACCCAGCTCACCGTCGACGGGCCTTCCAAGAAGGACTACCGGGGCGGGCGCAGCGCCATGCTGAATATCATCCCGGCTGCTACCGGGGCTGCCAAGGCGGTTACCAAGGTAATCCCGGCCCTGGAAGGGAAGCTTACCGGGATGGCCTTCCGGGTTCCCACTGCAGATGTCTCCGTGGTAGACCTTACCGTGAAGCTCGAAAAGGACACTTCCTACGAGGAGGTCAAGCAGGCGATGAAAACCGCTTCTGAAGGCCCCTTAAAAGGAATCCTGGGTTACACGGAAGAACTCGTGGTTTCCCAGGACTTTGTCGGGGATACCCGGACAAGCATCTTTGATGCGGACGCGGGCATCGAGCTCAACAGCAAGTTTTTCAAGGTTGTTTCCTGGTACGACAACGAGGCGGGCTATTCCAACAAACTCGTCGACCTCGCGCTCCACGTGCACAACCTGTAA
- a CDS encoding RidA family protein, translating to MKKIIQTDKAPAPIGPYNQAVWAGNTLYVSGQIALDPATGKLIDESIEAETEQVMQNLSAVLREAGLGFGDVVKASIFVKDMHQFARINAVYGNFFDADTAPARETVEVANLPKFVNVEISVIAVRS from the coding sequence ATGAAGAAAATCATCCAGACCGACAAGGCACCAGCCCCCATAGGCCCTTACAACCAGGCTGTCTGGGCGGGGAATACCCTCTATGTGTCCGGGCAGATTGCCCTGGACCCCGCCACCGGGAAATTAATAGACGAAAGTATCGAGGCGGAAACCGAACAGGTGATGCAGAACCTGTCGGCCGTTCTCCGGGAGGCCGGCCTCGGGTTCGGCGATGTGGTTAAGGCGTCCATCTTTGTGAAGGACATGCACCAGTTTGCCCGGATCAATGCCGTCTACGGAAATTTTTTCGATGCAGACACTGCCCCGGCCAGGGAAACCGTGGAGGTAGCCAACCTGCCGAAATTCGTCAATGTGGAGATTTCGGTGATTGCTGTGCGCAGCTAG
- a CDS encoding putative LPS assembly protein LptD — protein sequence MVLVPGIFWAQEDIARPLPIKPLGDTLAAPQVLRGLPGAEVPQDSAQAAAPATGGTIMDQIKYTAKDYVRISRQEQKIYLYNEAEIYYQDTELKAGIIVLDYVRNEVYAGRMKDSLGNYSQLPFFKQGDQEVIPDSIRFNFDTEKAIIWNSRTEQQAGLGQLGSDAMKVYAERTKKENDSVYFLSEGKLTTSKDTIDPDYYIRVRKAKFVPKKKVIAGFSNLYIVDVPTPIALPFAYFPLTTGRTAGIMMPTFGNDPDRGYFLQNGGYYLPISDYVDLTLTGDLYTNGSYGFRTQSVYSKRYRFRGNVNFRYENLVRSQKGFDDYSRSTIYNIQISHAQDAKANPNSRFSASVNLGSSQYYRNSLLQQNLPNTQVNDLSSSISYSKTFPAYPSVNVSLTATHNQNTNTDAVSVTLPTLQASMERIFPFAPREGVKKGVFQNINFQYDLNARNSIQTTTEDFLTGRMFDNAQMGARHRIPIATNFKVAKFFSVSLGGTYEDVWTWQTLDQVYNPETETIERDTIQGFDRFNQYSLSASVGTTLYGQFNFGEDRKIQAIRHVVRPTVSYGWAPSFDQYYEEEVNQSTGDALFFTRFQNSLYGSPRQGQSNSMSFSLANTVEAKVRDRDSTATEPKKIMLLNSLNFSTSYNFEADSLKLSPISMTGGTNLFDNKVSVNFGASLDPYAINNTGARIDKLNINNGGGLFRLTNARLNLTYKLSSKDFQDKDTEIDPDDPYDGDTYVAASGGRTDDLFGRANDLNATAFDNRDPDDIENPAWASKIPWNVNLSYAMNYSNTNRNGQLTNHVLMFNGNVTLAPRWDVSVTSSYDFVRNGFGLTRLGFARDLKSFKLTFDWTPFGSLERWYFFIGIKASILSDLKWENRSQRSNFN from the coding sequence ATGGTATTGGTCCCGGGGATTTTTTGGGCGCAGGAAGACATCGCCCGGCCCCTTCCGATCAAGCCGCTTGGCGATACGCTGGCTGCCCCGCAGGTGCTGCGCGGCCTGCCGGGGGCGGAGGTGCCGCAAGACTCTGCCCAGGCGGCTGCCCCGGCCACTGGGGGCACGATCATGGACCAGATAAAATACACCGCCAAGGATTACGTGCGTATTAGCAGGCAGGAACAGAAAATCTACCTCTACAACGAAGCGGAAATCTACTACCAGGATACGGAGCTCAAGGCGGGGATTATCGTGCTGGATTATGTGCGCAACGAGGTCTACGCGGGCAGGATGAAGGATTCCCTGGGGAACTATTCCCAACTCCCCTTCTTTAAACAGGGCGACCAGGAGGTCATCCCGGATTCGATCCGATTTAATTTCGACACGGAAAAGGCCATTATCTGGAATTCCCGGACCGAGCAGCAGGCGGGGCTCGGCCAGCTGGGGAGCGATGCGATGAAGGTATATGCGGAGCGGACCAAGAAGGAGAACGATTCGGTGTACTTCCTGAGCGAGGGAAAGCTGACCACCTCCAAGGATACCATCGACCCGGACTATTATATTCGGGTGCGCAAGGCCAAATTCGTCCCCAAGAAAAAGGTGATTGCAGGTTTCAGCAACCTGTATATCGTGGACGTCCCCACCCCCATCGCCCTGCCCTTTGCCTATTTTCCGCTCACTACGGGCCGGACGGCGGGGATCATGATGCCGACCTTCGGGAACGACCCGGACCGTGGCTATTTCCTCCAGAATGGCGGGTACTACCTGCCCATCAGCGACTATGTGGACCTGACCCTTACCGGCGACCTGTACACCAACGGGAGTTACGGATTCCGGACCCAGTCCGTCTATTCCAAACGCTACCGGTTCCGGGGGAACGTGAATTTCCGGTACGAAAACCTGGTGCGGAGCCAGAAGGGATTTGACGATTATTCCCGGTCCACGATCTACAATATACAGATCAGTCACGCCCAGGATGCGAAAGCGAACCCGAATTCCCGTTTCTCCGCCTCGGTGAATCTGGGGAGCAGCCAGTATTACCGGAATTCGCTGTTGCAGCAAAACCTGCCGAACACCCAGGTAAACGACCTGTCTTCCTCCATCTCCTATTCCAAGACCTTCCCGGCCTACCCGTCCGTGAACGTCAGCCTGACGGCCACGCATAACCAGAATACGAATACCGATGCCGTGAGCGTAACCCTCCCGACGCTCCAGGCGAGTATGGAGCGGATCTTCCCCTTTGCCCCCCGGGAAGGGGTTAAGAAGGGGGTCTTCCAGAATATCAACTTCCAGTACGACCTGAATGCCCGAAACAGCATACAAACCACCACGGAGGATTTTCTGACAGGCCGCATGTTCGACAACGCCCAGATGGGGGCCCGCCACCGGATCCCGATCGCCACCAACTTCAAGGTGGCCAAATTCTTCAGCGTCAGCCTGGGGGGAACCTATGAAGATGTCTGGACCTGGCAAACCCTGGACCAGGTATACAACCCGGAAACGGAAACCATTGAACGGGATACGATCCAGGGGTTTGACCGCTTCAACCAGTACAGCCTAAGCGCAAGTGTCGGGACGACGCTCTACGGGCAGTTTAATTTTGGGGAGGATCGGAAAATCCAGGCCATCCGCCATGTGGTTCGGCCCACGGTCAGCTACGGCTGGGCGCCGTCCTTTGACCAGTACTACGAGGAAGAGGTGAACCAGTCCACCGGAGATGCGCTCTTCTTTACACGGTTCCAGAATTCCCTCTACGGTTCCCCGCGGCAGGGGCAGTCAAATTCCATGTCTTTTTCGCTGGCCAACACTGTGGAGGCCAAGGTCCGCGACCGGGATTCCACGGCCACCGAACCCAAGAAGATCATGCTGCTCAACAGCCTGAATTTCAGCACCAGTTATAATTTTGAGGCCGATTCCCTGAAGCTGAGCCCGATTAGCATGACCGGGGGGACGAACCTGTTCGACAACAAGGTGTCTGTCAACTTCGGGGCCAGCCTGGATCCCTACGCCATCAACAACACCGGAGCCCGCATAGACAAGCTCAACATCAACAACGGGGGCGGGCTGTTCAGGCTCACCAACGCGCGCCTGAACCTGACGTATAAACTCAGCAGTAAGGATTTTCAGGATAAGGATACCGAGATTGACCCGGACGACCCCTACGACGGGGACACCTATGTGGCAGCCAGCGGCGGGCGGACCGACGATTTGTTCGGCAGGGCCAACGATTTGAACGCCACCGCCTTTGACAACCGGGATCCGGACGACATCGAAAACCCGGCCTGGGCCTCGAAAATCCCCTGGAACGTGAACCTGTCTTACGCCATGAATTATTCGAACACCAACCGGAACGGGCAGCTCACCAACCACGTGCTCATGTTTAACGGAAACGTCACCCTGGCCCCGCGCTGGGATGTAAGCGTGACTTCCTCCTACGATTTCGTACGGAACGGCTTCGGGCTTACCCGCCTTGGATTTGCCCGCGATTTGAAGAGTTTTAAACTGACCTTTGACTGGACGCCCTTTGGCTCCCTGGAACGCTGGTATTTCTTTATCGGCATCAAGGCGAGCATCCTGAGCGACCTGAAGTGGGAGAACCGGAGCCAACGCTCCAATTTCAATTAA
- a CDS encoding N-acetylmuramoyl-L-alanine amidase, protein MRRIVELGVLWLFSTALTAQAPPGRAGVPDPFTVVLDAGHGGHDPGNLGNGYLEKNIALNIVLEVGKALEKEPNTEVIYTRKDDSFVDLYVRGEIANKAKADLFVSVHCDSHTSNAHGAGTFVLGLHANEQNFEIAKKENSVIYLEDNYETRYAEYDINSPESVIGLTIMQEEFLDQSILLGKLMQDRFTEDLKRNDRKVKQAGFIVLHQTFMPSVLVETGFLTNKDEGRYLNSPKGQQEMGRAIADAILAYRESLGTEPNPVLPGTGLPAETSTASSKQPTPTSKPADSGLKPAPTVSPEGGKTDPEEEKADKDPVADSQTTGLPMDGNGNASEEKTPAQNVEPAGGEPAPGKAATAKDRAEALNINFKVQLVAVSRDPDLNPNNFNGLPGLSKERHEKIYRVLYGNTRSYSDAEKLQSIAWQRGYPSAYIVAYRDGERIPVPEALALLRD, encoded by the coding sequence ATGCGAAGGATCGTTGAGCTGGGCGTCCTGTGGTTGTTTTCCACCGCTCTAACCGCACAGGCACCCCCCGGCAGGGCCGGGGTGCCGGATCCGTTTACCGTTGTCCTGGATGCCGGGCACGGCGGCCACGACCCGGGCAACCTCGGCAATGGCTACCTGGAGAAGAATATCGCGCTGAACATCGTGCTGGAGGTGGGGAAGGCCCTGGAAAAGGAGCCCAACACGGAAGTTATCTACACGCGGAAGGACGACAGTTTTGTAGATCTCTACGTACGCGGGGAGATTGCCAACAAGGCCAAGGCCGATCTGTTTGTCTCCGTGCATTGCGACTCCCATACCTCAAATGCCCATGGGGCCGGAACGTTTGTTTTGGGGCTGCATGCCAATGAGCAGAATTTCGAAATAGCCAAAAAGGAAAACTCGGTTATCTACCTGGAGGACAATTACGAGACGCGATACGCGGAATACGATATCAATTCCCCGGAGTCCGTGATTGGCCTGACCATCATGCAGGAGGAATTTCTGGACCAGAGCATCCTGCTAGGCAAACTGATGCAGGACCGGTTTACCGAAGACCTGAAGCGAAACGACCGGAAGGTGAAACAGGCCGGGTTTATCGTGCTCCACCAGACTTTTATGCCCAGCGTCTTGGTGGAAACCGGGTTTTTGACCAACAAAGACGAGGGCCGCTATTTGAATTCCCCGAAAGGGCAGCAGGAGATGGGCCGCGCCATTGCCGATGCCATCCTGGCCTACCGGGAAAGCCTGGGAACCGAGCCCAACCCGGTCCTCCCGGGAACCGGGCTACCCGCGGAAACCTCCACCGCATCTTCCAAACAGCCGACCCCAACATCCAAACCTGCTGATTCCGGATTGAAACCCGCACCAACCGTATCCCCGGAGGGTGGGAAAACGGACCCGGAGGAAGAGAAAGCGGATAAAGACCCGGTTGCCGATTCGCAAACCACAGGCCTGCCTATGGATGGAAACGGGAACGCCTCTGAGGAAAAGACCCCGGCGCAAAATGTGGAGCCAGCCGGCGGGGAACCCGCCCCGGGCAAGGCGGCAACAGCCAAAGACCGGGCCGAGGCACTCAATATCAATTTCAAGGTGCAGTTGGTGGCCGTCAGCCGGGACCCGGACCTGAACCCGAATAATTTCAACGGTCTGCCGGGGCTCTCCAAGGAGCGCCACGAAAAGATATACCGGGTGCTTTACGGGAATACCCGGTCCTATTCGGATGCGGAAAAATTGCAGTCCATAGCCTGGCAACGGGGATATCCCTCGGCCTATATCGTGGCGTACAGGGACGGGGAACGCATCCCGGTTCCGGAAGCGCTTGCACTGCTGCGGGATTGA